From uncultured Draconibacterium sp.:
TAAGCACCGGTATGGAAAAACCCAAGGTAAAGCGGCTCTTTATCATCGTCGGAATACGAGGGTAGCAAAACCTCCTGGTTAAAGTCTTCCGAGTTGTAATAATCGGAATGGTCGCAGCTGATACCGCCAATATTCGCACGTTTGTATTCGTTGTTCCATTTATTGATGGGCAGCAAAATAAATTTCTCGAAAATCGACCATGAATCCGGGATGGTATTCATTAAACTATTGTTAATGATGTACCAGCTTTCGGTATCGTTTTGCTGTTTTTGCTCCAAAACCTCAAAAATAATCGCCCCGCTTTCGCCAACTGTATATTTCCCAAATTCGGTGTAAATATCCGGATCTGGCAGGTTTTCAGCCGCACATGCTGTTTTTATATTCGACACAATTTCTTTAATCATGTACTCGTAATCGTATTCGAAGCCGAGGTGGTTACGAATTGGAAAACCTCCGCCAAGATTAAACGAATCGAGCGTGTCGCATTGTTTTTTCAGCTCAACGTAAAGCTTCATTGCTTTCTGAAATTCGCCCCAGAAATAAAGACTATCCTTAATTCCGGAATCGACAAAAAAATGAAGCATCTTAAATTCGATATTCTCCTTCCCCTTTATCTGTTTCTCGAAAAACTCGGGAATATTGGTATGCCTGATTCCCAATCTTGAAGTATAATAGGCCGATTGCGACTCCTCGTTAATTGCCATTCGGATACCCACTTTCACTTTTTCGCCGTTGGCCAGCTCTTCAATACGTTTTAATTCGTTTATGCTATCGAGAATAATTATATTATTCTTAAAACCAAGACGTTGAAGATCAATAATCTTTTTCAGGTATTCCTGTGTTTTGTATCCGTTGTGAATGATCTTCCGGTTCTTGTCGATCTTTTTATCCTTAAAAAGATGCAGTATGAGATCGATATCATACGATGACGAAGTTTCGAGGTTGACATTGTGTTTTAATGCCTCGTTCACCACATGCGAAAAGTGGTTGCATTTTGTACAATAACAGTAATAATATTTGCCATTATAATTGTTCTTTTTAATGGCCTTATTAAACAGGTTACGCGATTTTTTAATTTGTTCCCCAATTTTCGGCAGGTATATAAATCGAAACGGGGTACCATATTTTTTAATCAGATATTTTAAAGAGATTCCGTGAAATGTTAACGAATCGCCTCTTAAATCAAAGCCTTCCTGCGGAAAGTAGTAGCTTTGCTCAATCAAATCAAAATAAGTATTCTTCATCTACGTAGCCATAAAAATTATTAGTGTTTTTGTTTTTTTTCAAAGCGCAAATAAAAATATTTTTTTCGAATAATTGCGTCAGAAAATGAATTCTGCAAAAACACTTATTTATTTTAATGTTCCTGTCACTCGGAAACGTTCTTTCAAAGTAAAAAAATAAGTAGCATCAATCAAAATCAACCGGCCAAACAACTCAACTTATAAATAATGCGTGCCGCAACATTGGCATCCCACTCTGCATTTCCGGTTTCGCACACATCAAAACCTATAATGCGGCGGCCACTTTCCAAAATCTTTTTAAACAAATAAACAACGTGGTTGTACTCCAGCCCGCCAGGAACAGGTGTTCCAGTTTGCGGACAAAGTTTCGGATCCAGTCCATCCACATCAAAACTGATGTAAATATTTCCGGGCAATTCACTTATAATTTCGTCGCATTGTTCGTCCCACGTTGCACCTTTAAATTGATCATCTTTCAAATTTTGGTCATAATGCACTTCAATGCGATCATTATTTTCGGTTAATTCAACTTCCTCGTCGCAGCAATCACGAATGCCAACCTGCGCCAGTTTTTTTATTTCCGGCATTTGTACTGCATTATAAAAAACCGAAGCATGCGAATAGGTAAATCCTTCGTATGCATTTCTTAAATCAAGATGAGCATCAATTTGAACGACTCCCAAACGCTCGTATTTTTCCGATAATGCTGTTAAATAACCAAGCGGTGTGCTGTGATCGCCACCAATCAATCCCACAATTTTTCCTGCATCGAGCAGCTTTTTGGTTTCGCGATACACAAAAAAGTTCATCGCTTCACACTGTTCATTTATTTCCGCAAGTATTTGTTGCATTTCCACATTTTCGGAAACAACTCCCCCGTTCTCTAAAAAATCAATGTATCGTGCAGCTTTCGGGCGAAGCTGATTTCTGATCTTCATGACCGCTTCGCTAACCGGCTGAAAATAAATGCCACGTTTCCAGGTATCTTTTACATCCAGGTCGAATAAATCGAGCTGCGACGAAGCTTCCAGAATTTTTTCCGGAGCCTCTGCTGTTCCTTCACCATACGAAACCGTTACATCCCAGGGAACCGGAAACAGCACAACTTCGGCCGATTCCTCATTAAACGGAAGGCCTATAAAATTGCCGTTTTTCAACCCCACTCCATTCGGATTAAAATCTTTATTTTCGAAAGTTTCACTCATCAAAAAAAATGCTTAATTTGTCTCTGATTTTTGTATTGTTCATACGAAATTACAATATTCGGATGAATATATTTTATGTTATTGAATTAAAATGAGTAAACAAGAAAATGAGTAAAGTTTTAATAATTGGAGCAGGTGGTGTTGGCCGCGTGGTTGCCAGCAAGTGTGCAGATAACCCGGAAGTTTTTTCTGAAATTTTATTGGCCAGCCGCACCGTATCGAAATGCGATGTAATTGCAAAAGAAGTTGGTAAAGGCAGAATAAAAACGGCCTCGTTAAACGCCGATAATGTTGCCGATACTGTTGCGCTGATTAAGGAGTTTCAACCGAAGTTGGTTATCAATGTTGCCCTTCCTTACCAGGATCTTCCGATTATGGATGCCTGTTTAGAAACCGGTGTAAACTACCTTGATACTGCCAATTACGAACCAAAAGACGAAGCTAAATTTGAGTACAGCTGGCAGTGGGCTTATCATGATCGTTTTAAAGAAAAAGGTATTATGGCAGTGCTGGGCTGCGGATTCGACCCCGGTGTGACCAGTATTTACACGGCACATGCAGCCAAGCATCATTTTGAAGAAATGCACTACCTTGACATTGTAGATTGCAACGGCGGCGACCACGGAAAAGCATTTGCCACCAATTTCAACCCGGAAATCAACATTCGCGAGATTACTCAAAACGGACGTTACTGGGAAAACGGACAATGGGTGGAAACCAAACCTTTTGAAATTAAAAAGGCGTTAAACTATCCAAATATCGGAGCCAGAGACTCATACGTTCTTTATCATGAAGAGCTGGAGTCGCTGACCAAAAACTTCCCCAGTTTAAAGCGGGCTCGTTTCTGGATGACTTTCGGCCAGGAATACCTGACTCACCTCCGTGTGATTGAAAATATTGGCATGAGCCGAATTGACCCGGTAAAATATAAAGGCATTGACATTATTCCGTTGGAATTCCTGAAAGAGGTACTTCCAAACCCGGGAGATCTGGGCGATAACTACACCGGCGAAACATCTATCGGATGCCGCATAAAAGGTGTAAAAGACGGCGAAGAAAAAACCTACTACGTTTGGAACAACTGCAGTCACCAAAAAGCATTTGAAGAAACAGGTACTCAAGGCGTTTCTTACACAACCGGTGTTCCTGCAATGCTGGGCGCCATGATGGTACTTACCGGAAAATGGCAGGGCAAAGGCGTATTTAACGTTGAGGAATTCGATCCGGATCCGTTTATGGAAAAAATTGGAGAACACGGCTTGCCGTGGAACGAAGAGATTAATGGCGATCTTGAAGTGTAACAACATACTTGCTTCGAGCCCCGGGTTAATAACTTGGGGCTTTTTATTTAACTGCAAAAAATAACGACTTTGAATTATAAAGAAATACCATCGCCGGCGTTTGTACTCGATGAGAAACTGCTTCGAAAAAACCTGGAGCTGATCAACAGCGTTCAGCAGGAAGCCGGAATTGAAATTATCCTGGCATTTAAAGGATTTGCGATGTGGAGCGCCTTCCCCATTGTGCGTGAATATTTAAAAGGCGCAACAGCCAGCTCGTTGTACGAAGCACGTTTGTGTTTCGAGGAAATGAAAACACGTGCGCATTTGTATTCGCCAGTGTACCTCGATCATGAATTTGACGAATTAATGATCTACAGCAGCCACATTGTTTTTAATTCCGTCAAACAGTTTGAGAAATACTACGAACGTACACAATCGGCCGACCATAAAATTTCCTGTGGTATTCGTGTGAATCCGGAATATTCTGATGTTGGTACCGATCTTTATAATCCAAGTGCACCGGGATCACGTTTAGGAGTCGGCAGCGATGAAATGCCGGATGAATTGCCGGAAGGTGTTGAAGGTATTCATTTTCATGTGTTGTGCGAATCGGATTCTTACAGCCTTGAAAAAGTACTGGAGAACCTGGAAAATAAATACAGCAAATACCTGCATCAGGTAAAATGGGTGAACATGGGTGGTGGCCATTTAATGACGCGCAAAGGTTACGATCACCAACATTTAATTCAGTTACTTAATGCTTTCAGAAAACAATACGATGTAAAAGTAATTTTGGAACCCGGAAGTGCCATTGCCTGGGAAACCGGCGTTTTGGTGTCCACCGTTCAGGACATTGTGGAACACAAAGGCGTAAAAACAGCCATTTTGGATGTTTCGTTTACAGCCCACATGCCCGACACGCTGGAGATGCCCTATCGCCCAAAAATAATTGGAGCGCAAGATCCTTCTGAAAAAAGTCAGCACCTGTACCGTTTGGGAGGCGGAAGCTGTTTGGCCGGTGATTTTATGGAAGCCTACGATTTTGGACACGAACTGCAAATAGGTGAACAAATTGTTTTCCTCGATATGATCCATTACACGATGGTAAAAACAACCATGTTTAACGGCGTAAATCATCCGGCAATTGCCATCTGGACAAAAGATGACAAACTAAACATCGTTCGAAAATTTAAATACGAAGATTTCAAAAACCGCTTGTCGTAGCTAAAAACTACTTATTAAAACTAACTAACCAACTTATGAAAAACCTTATCCTACTTATTTGCCTGCTTTGCAGTTTCACTTCATGGAGCCAGAAAAATACCAATGAACGCGCCCAGTGGTTCACCGATTCGCGCTTTGGAATGTTTATTCACTGGGGTGTTTACAGCGGTGCCGAAGGCTACTGGAAAGGCGAAAAACTGCGTAACGACAACGACTACGCCGAATGGATTTTATACCGAAACAGAATTGATCGTAACGAATATGTTACACTCCTTGACCGTTTTCAGTGGGACGAAATTGATCCGGAAGAATGGGTAGTATTGGCTAAAAATTCAGGAATGAAATATATAACCATTACGGCCAAACACCATGACGGTTTTGGTTTGTGGGATAGCCAGGTAAGTGATTACGATCTGGGTGACTACACCAATCCTAAGCGCGATATTATTGCAGAAATGGCTGAAGCCTGCAAAAAGCATGGTATCAAACTTTGTCTGTACTATTCGCACTGGGTGGATTGGGAGCATCCTCTGGGTTGGGACCACACACGCGAGATTTATAAAATATCGGAAAGTGATTACGACCGGTACTGGCAGCAAAAAGTAATACCACAAATCACCGAGTTGTTATCTAATTATGGCGAAATATCAATGCTTTGGTTCGATATGTGGATTTATCACTCGGAAAGTATCGTTACCAAAGAACAATTACTACAACTAAAATCACTGATACGCGAATTACAGCCCAATTGCCTGGTTAATTCACGTTTGGGTTTGACTATCGAGGAAGATCCCGACATTGACTACAAAACACTGGGCGATAACCAGCTTGGCGACAAAAAGGAAGATTTTCCATGGCAATCGCCGGCAACAGTAGCTCATTCGTGGGGTTTTCATTCATCAGATTCTGAGTGGAAATCAACAACAACATTATTGAAATCATTAATTGGCAACGTTAGTTTGAATGGTAATTTTATGCTGAACATCGGACCGCGCGCCAACGGTGATGTACCTTACGAAATTTCGCAGCGCATGCTTGAAATGGGCAAATGGCTGCAGATTAACGGAGAATCAATTTACGGTGCAGAAGCTTTCGATCTGGACAAAGATCTGCACGATTGGGGAAAAATTACCTGCAAACAAGATGGAAACACTTTTAAATTATTCCTGCATATTTATAACTGGCCGTTGAATAAACAGCTGAATCTAACAGGTATTATAGTAAATCCAGAAAATATTTATGTGTTGGCTGATGAGCAGAAATCACCACTCTCCTATTCACATTCCGGTGCATTTACACAAATTGCGCTACCTGCTGACCAACCTGATCCGTATGTTTCAGTAGTTGTTGTCGAATACCAATCGAAACCGGGAATAACAGACGGACTGGTAGCCAAAACAGTCGATGATGGTTACTCCCTGCTTCCCGCAAATCAAAATCCACAGCCCAAATCAATGGAAATTACCGCTCCGTCAAAATACGGTACAGTTCCCGCTTTTGTGGCGGCTGATGGCGTTACTGATTTTAGCTGGAAAATTTACGTTGACCAACCGGGCACACATAGAGTGGATGTGTCGTATAGTTTTCAGGGCAACAGAAACAACAGCCAGATTGTATTAAAGGCTGCCGGGCAATCGTTGTATCATTCGGTGCATCCAACGGGGCAAACCGTTGGAGAACCCAACCAGGATTGGCACATCGATAATTTCGAATCAAATAAAATAGGCACAATCAACTTTCCGGAACCAGGATACTATACCATTGAACTCAGTATTCAGCCAACAGAAAAAGATCCGATCAAGTTTCAGTGGTTGTGGATTAAATAAACCAGAAGAACCGATAAAAGACTAAACGACCTTATTAACAATTGTTGATAACTGCGGTTAATTCACGGTGGATATAAACGACTGAAAATCACTTGCATTTTTTATTTTTCGCTGTATATTTGATCTATCAGGTGAGCGATAAAAGGCTGCTTGGAAATTGTGGAAACGGGGAAAGTTTCTTAGTCGGAACCGGAACCATTTCATCCCACCCCTCGGGGCGGCGCAACGAAAAAGCTGAAGTTTGAACGCGATATTCTGGAGTATCAAAGTTCAGGCAATCATCTGAAAGAAGTTCCAGAAGTTCTTTCAAGATTGGGTCATCAGGCAGGAAGTAAAAAGATCAAGGTCTTAACTGCGAAACTGCACAACGAAAACGAGGCAACTCAAACCCGTTGATTGGAAAGGAGACATCCTTAGGGATTAACTGAATACACTGAAAGACACTTCGTTCAGGAAGGTAAGCGCGATTACCGAAAGGACAACCGGAAGGCTTAGCCGTAGAAAGCAAAGCTGGAAAGTGAAGGCAAAAGCCGATTCGAAAGAAAAAGCCAATGCCGGTCGTAATAACCGTAGCCTGGCACCAAAAGTAACTTCGGTTGCTTGACAGTGAGTGGGAGCTATTCGTAACAGAGTAGTTCCCATTTGTGTTTTATACACCTGCCTCAACCATAACCCAAACATTCTTATTACTTTTAGCGCAAAAAGTAATACCATGATACCACAACTAGATAAACTTAAAAATACCGACAGCGGAAATTTCTTTCTAATGGCCGGACCATGTGCCATTGAAAGCGAAACCATGGCAATGGAAATTGCCGAACAAGTAGTTGCCATTACCGAGAAACTCAAGATCCCGTATATTTTTAAAGGCTCGTACCGAAAAGCCAACCGTTCGCGCCTTGATTCGTTTACAGGAATTGGCGACGAAAAAGCACTAAAGATTTTAAGAAAAGTACGCGAAACTTTCGATATTCCGGTTGTAACTGATATTCACACGGCCGACGAAGCTGCCATGGCTGCCGAATATGTTGACGTTTTGCAAATACCCGCCTTTTTATGTCGCCAAACCGATATCCTTGTGGCGGCCGCAAAAACAGGCAAGGTGGTAAATATAAAAAAGGGGCAGTTCCTTTCGGCAGATGCCATGCAGTTTGCCATAAACAAAGTGCGCGAAAGTGGCAACACCAACATTGCACTTACCGAGAGAGGCACAACCTTTGGCTACCAGGATTTGGTGGTAGATTACCGCGGCATTCCGGTAATGAGAGAAATGGATGTGCCTGTTGTTCTCGACATCACCCACTCGTTGCAACAACCCAACCAGGCCAGCGGAGTAACCGGTGGCAAACCTGAGCTGATAGAAACCGTGGCACGTGCCGGAATTGCTGTTGGTGCCGATGGTATTTTTATCGAAACACATCCTAATCCGGCCGAAGCAAAATCGGATGGTGCCAATATGTTAAAACTCGATTTACTTGAATCGTTACTTACCAAACTGGTTCTTTTAAAACAAACCGTTAATAAACTTTAGTATGAAAAACAGAAGATCGTTTATTAAAAAACTGGCAGCAAGTGCAACATTTGCAGGTTTGCTTCCTCTCTCAAAAAAAACCACTGCTGCGGAAGTAAAACTTCAGGAAACGCTGATTCATCATGTATTTTTTTGGTTGAAAGAACCAGCAAACGAAGCACACAAAAAGCAGTTAGTTGAAGCCTTGCACCAACTCACAAAAGTAAAAACGATAAAAGTGAGCCATATTGGATATCCGGCCTCAACTGAGGATCGCGATGTAGTTGATCATTCGTATTCGGTATCGTACCTGGCCATGTTTGATAGCCAGGCCGACCAGGATTCGTACCAGGTTGACCCGATTCATTTGAAATTTGTAGAGGAAAACCAGCACCTTTGGAGTAAGGTTGTGGTTTACGACTCCACTGATATTTAAATACTACCAATAAATGCCTTTGCTGCCCTGCCGAAAAACTTCGGTACGCAAAAAAAGCAGTTGTCTCTTTAGATTAAAAAGTATTCGACAGTAAAAACTGGCTTTCCGGCATTAATAAAAAAACAGGTAAGCCAGCAAAATTGAAGCGATTATGCCTGTAAAATCGGCAATTAATCCGCACACCACTGCATAGCGGGTGTTCTTAATTCCAACGGCACCAAAATATACGGCCAGAATATAAAATGTAGTATCGGTAGCTCCCTGCACGGTACTTGCCACACGGCCCACGAACGAGTCGGCACCATAAGTTGTCATGGCATCCACCATCATTCCGCGGGCACCACTTCCACTCAACGGTTTCATTAGCGCTGTTGGTAAGGCCGGAGTAAAATCAGCATTTATTCCCATTTGCTCAAAAGCCCAGGTAACACCGGCAACCACCCACTCCATGGCTCCTGATGCGCGGAACACACCAATGGCAACCAAAATGGCAACCAGGTACGGAATAATTTTTACCGCCGTTTTAAATCCGTCTTTTGCCCCCTCGATAAAAGCCTCGTAAACGTTTACTTTTCGGAACAGGGCCATAAGAATAAAAGCCACTATTACCGTAAAAAGTATAAAGTTACTAGCCACATTCGACACTTGTGTAATGGCATCTTTATCAAGCGTTGAGAAGTACCAGATGATACCCACAATTATAGCCGTTAATCCCCCCAGATAAGCCATTATGGTTTTATCCAGCAGGTTGATTTTTTGATAGAGCGCCACCGATATTAATCCGGCAATAGTAGAAAAATAAGTTGCCAGCAAAATCGGAATAAATATATCGGAAGGATTTACAGCGCCTAGCTGAGCCCGATAAACCATAATGCTAATGGGCAGCAGTGTCAATCCCGAAGTATTGAGCACCAAGAACATTATTTGTGCATTCGACGCTGTACTCTTATTCGGATTGGTTTCCTGCATTTCTTTCATGGCCTGCAATCCCATTGGCGTTGCGGCATTGTCGAGGTTCAGCATATTGGCGGCAATATTCATCAGGATTGATCCGTGCGCCGGATGTTCTTTCCCCAGCTCAGGAAACAGTTTATTAAAAAAAGGGCCAATCACTTTCGAGAACACATGCACAATTCCGCCTTTTTCCCCTATTTTCATTATTCCCATCCACAGGGTAAGCACACCTGTTAATCCCAGCGAAATTTCGAAACCGGTTTTGGCCATATCAAAAGTAGCTTGCACCATGTCGGTAAAAACCTGCGTGTCGCCCAGGAAAATAAGTTTTACGAGGGCAATCAGAAATGCAATTACAAAAAAGAAAATGAAAAGATAATTCAGTGCCATTCTACAAGTTGATATTGGTGTTCGGAATAATTACTACCCGTACTCTAATAAACTACACGCATGATGCGATAAGAGCCATAAAGATAGAGCAAGTTTTTATTTCGGCAAATTTAATTTTTAGCATAAAAAAAGAGGGACTTTACAGCCCCTCTTTAAGTTCAAACCAAATCTCCATTTATTATTTGTATTCCGGACGTTGTTCCAGAACACCAACTTGTTGATCTAATTGAGCCTGTGGAATAGGCATGTATTTGTCGTCGTTTGTAAATGTTTTTCCAGACATAAACGAACGAATTCTCAAATCGCCAGTTGCAAAATCATTCAAAACTTCAGCCATACTTTTTCCTCCAATTTGGTTAGGAAGATTATCCCAGCGACGAAGATCGAAGAAACGCAATCCTTCAGTTGCAAATTCAAGACGTTGTTCCCACTGAACAGCTTCCATAGCTTCCTCAGCGTTAGCAAAAGCATCGTATAAACCAATTTGATAATTAGCTGCTGGCTGATCCCAGTCAACATCACCACCGGTCATATAATCTGCATCTGTTGTACCTTCACCCCAAGGATAAGCAGAAGCCGGTAGCTGATCAACTAATACTTTACCCATAACCATTTCACTATCCTTTGCACGCTGACGAATCATATTTACAAAAGTGCGTGCAGTTTCCAAATCTCCACGGTAAGCAGCACATTCAGCTTTCCAAAGAATAATATGAGTATATCGCAAGTAACGATAATTATTGGCGTTAATACCAGTTTGCCATCCTGTAGTAGTTGAGAAGCTGAAACGCTCTGACTTTTTAAAGAATGGTTTAGGTGCCGGCAAATATGGGCCGCCATCTGCTTGTTTTCTAACCCAGTTTGCACCACGGTTAATTCCCCAGTCTTTATAGGGAATACCACGACGACTTACTGTATGATCTAAACGTGGATCAACAGCGTGCGGATCAACAGTAAAACTTCCAGATTGTATAACATTACCAGCTTCATCTTTTACATCAGCAGAAGGGATTCCCTGGTCGTTAGCCAAATCCACATCATTAAATGTATCAAAAAGTGGCAATCCATTTTCATCAACTTTGAATGCATTAACAAGGTTTTGCGATGGTTGGTGGAATCCACAACACATACCGATATCGCCACCATGAGGCCAGTTCAAACCAATACCCATCTCAGCATTTAACGATCCGTCAATGTCATTTACGTTTGCCTGAATTTCAAATATAGACTCCTCGTTATTGTTTGTTTCAATGCTATAATTGTCCATAAAATCAGGCATTAAAGAAAATTGTCCACTTGCAATAATTTCATCGATCAATGCCTCTGCTTCGGCATATTTCAAATCTTGCAGATATGCTCTTGCGGCCAACGCTTTTGCGGCCCACTTGGTTGCACGACCAACCTGAGTCTGAGTCTCTGGTAAAATACTTGCAGCAAATGCCAAATCATCGGTGATAAATTTAAGAACAGCACCATCAGGATTTACATTGCTTACCTCGCTAGGAATCTCAACAGTTTCGTCGATTAAAGGAATAAAGTCACCGAATACCAATCGGGCTTCAAAGTAAAATAAACCTCTAAGGAAACGTGCTTCTGCTCTGTACGCATCTGCCTGCTCTGCAGTAATTCCACCGCTCTCTTCTACGATATTAATAACACGTAGAGTTTTGTTAACACGGTCGTTACCCATACCAAAGGCCCATACCCATTTGTCGGCAGGATAATTATTGGTAGTTTGAACTTCCCAACGTTCAATCTGATTTGCAGGTACCTGATCGGTAATCTCTGATCCTTTGTAAGCATCGTCAGATGCCGCCGAACCATAAGTCCAGTTCTGAATAGATGCACCCCAGGAAATGGTCCATTCACCACTACCGGTGACCATTGCATAGGCTCCTACCAACAACGCATCAATACCGTCTGCGCTATAAAGCTGGTTTTCTGACAACGAGCCAGGAGGTTCCTTAGTCAGGAAGTCCTCTGAACATGAATATGACATGGTTAATAAAAACGCAATAACCATTAATATTGATAGTTTTTTCATAATACTTATCTGTTTTATATTCAAATTAAATTAACTATTACAAACCAAGTTGAACACCGAACATAATCTGACGTGGAGTAGGCCATGCACCCATATCCATACCAAAATAAGTACCTGAATTACCTGAAGGCAACGTTACCTCAGGATCCAGTCCGCTGTATCCAGTAATTGTAAATAAGTTAGATACCTGTCCGTAAAGTCTTAAACTTTTAATTCCTGCTCTTTCAAGCAATGATTTAGGAACAGTATAACCCAGACGTAAGTTTTTCATACGCAGGTATGATGCATCTTCGATAAACGCAGTAGAAGGTTCTTGTGAGATGTCACTCAAATCAAGCATTGGTAATTTTGCTTTTGAGTTATCATCCAGATAATCACTTCCCCATGAGTTATACAATGCATCTTTGCTCAATCCACCGTTAAACTGACCGTAGTCGATCCAACGTGTTACATAATTAACCATCTCATTTCCTAAACTACCATAGAAGAACATCGTAAGATCAAAGTTTTTATAACCAAGATTAATGTTCAAACCTCCTGTTAAATCAGGATGTGGGCTTCCGATAAATGTTCTGTCAGCAGCTGTAATTGAACCATCACCGTCAACATCTCTGTATTTAAAGTGACCTGGTTGGTTGTAATCTGTTCCACTGTACGCCGGATGTGCATCAGCTTCTGCCTGAGTCTGGAAAATACCATCAACGATATAACCATAGAATTCAGGGAATGCAGTTCCTGAAGTATAACGGGTATATACTTTCTGACGTTCTGTAGCAGCATCAATGTAACGATCAGGATCTCCTGAAAGTTTAAGGATTTCGTTTTTATAGTGCGATAAGTTCAAACTAATATTGTATGTAAGATCTCCACCAACAGCACTGTTATTGTATGATACTTCAAAATCAATACCTTTGTTTTCCATCTCACCAACGTTTACATAAGGAGCAGTTGCAATACCCATAACCTGTGGAATAGGTTCGCGGAACAACATATCCTCTGTATTACGTTTCCATAAATCGATAGCAACGGCCAGGTGATTATCCAGCATATTAGCGTCGATACCAACATTTATCGTTTTAGTGGTTTCCCAGGTAACGTCTTCACTACCTAATGCATCAGGCATAAATCCTGAAACGGCACTGGTGTTTGAACCATCGATAGCATACGACGACATGTATGAATCGGTTGCGTAAGTAGAGTACGAGTTGTAGTTACCAATACGGTCGTTACCCGACATACCCCAACCTAAACGCAATTTTAACATATCTAACCAACTGCGAGATCCTTGCATGAAGTTTTCCTCGGTAATTGCCCAGGCAGCTGAAGCAGCCGGGAATACAGCATATTTGTTTTCTTCACTGAAACGAGAAGAACCGTCACGACGCATTGTACCTTCCAGGTAGTATTTACCCATGTAATTGTAGTTCACACGTCCAAATACTGAGAACAATGACCATTCTGAAGCATTTCCATCGTTTTCTTTGTTGCTTTCCCCAGAGTCTAACTGCATATAGTTAGGATCTTCTGAGAAGTATACACGACGACTTGCATTTA
This genomic window contains:
- a CDS encoding arginine decarboxylase translates to MKNTYFDLIEQSYYFPQEGFDLRGDSLTFHGISLKYLIKKYGTPFRFIYLPKIGEQIKKSRNLFNKAIKKNNYNGKYYYCYCTKCNHFSHVVNEALKHNVNLETSSSYDIDLILHLFKDKKIDKNRKIIHNGYKTQEYLKKIIDLQRLGFKNNIIILDSINELKRIEELANGEKVKVGIRMAINEESQSAYYTSRLGIRHTNIPEFFEKQIKGKENIEFKMLHFFVDSGIKDSLYFWGEFQKAMKLYVELKKQCDTLDSFNLGGGFPIRNHLGFEYDYEYMIKEIVSNIKTACAAENLPDPDIYTEFGKYTVGESGAIIFEVLEQKQQNDTESWYIINNSLMNTIPDSWSIFEKFILLPINKWNNEYKRANIGGISCDHSDYYNSEDFNQEVLLPSYSDDDKEPLYLGFFHTGAYQDAISGYGGIKHCLIPAPKHVIIDRDEKGNFFDYVYRNEQSAEEMFKILGYTKDEE
- the nspC gene encoding carboxynorspermidine decarboxylase; this translates as MNYKEIPSPAFVLDEKLLRKNLELINSVQQEAGIEIILAFKGFAMWSAFPIVREYLKGATASSLYEARLCFEEMKTRAHLYSPVYLDHEFDELMIYSSHIVFNSVKQFEKYYERTQSADHKISCGIRVNPEYSDVGTDLYNPSAPGSRLGVGSDEMPDELPEGVEGIHFHVLCESDSYSLEKVLENLENKYSKYLHQVKWVNMGGGHLMTRKGYDHQHLIQLLNAFRKQYDVKVILEPGSAIAWETGVLVSTVQDIVEHKGVKTAILDVSFTAHMPDTLEMPYRPKIIGAQDPSEKSQHLYRLGGGSCLAGDFMEAYDFGHELQIGEQIVFLDMIHYTMVKTTMFNGVNHPAIAIWTKDDKLNIVRKFKYEDFKNRLS
- a CDS encoding agmatinase family protein, whose protein sequence is MSETFENKDFNPNGVGLKNGNFIGLPFNEESAEVVLFPVPWDVTVSYGEGTAEAPEKILEASSQLDLFDLDVKDTWKRGIYFQPVSEAVMKIRNQLRPKAARYIDFLENGGVVSENVEMQQILAEINEQCEAMNFFVYRETKKLLDAGKIVGLIGGDHSTPLGYLTALSEKYERLGVVQIDAHLDLRNAYEGFTYSHASVFYNAVQMPEIKKLAQVGIRDCCDEEVELTENNDRIEVHYDQNLKDDQFKGATWDEQCDEIISELPGNIYISFDVDGLDPKLCPQTGTPVPGGLEYNHVVYLFKKILESGRRIIGFDVCETGNAEWDANVAARIIYKLSCLAG
- a CDS encoding alpha-L-fucosidase — translated: MKNLILLICLLCSFTSWSQKNTNERAQWFTDSRFGMFIHWGVYSGAEGYWKGEKLRNDNDYAEWILYRNRIDRNEYVTLLDRFQWDEIDPEEWVVLAKNSGMKYITITAKHHDGFGLWDSQVSDYDLGDYTNPKRDIIAEMAEACKKHGIKLCLYYSHWVDWEHPLGWDHTREIYKISESDYDRYWQQKVIPQITELLSNYGEISMLWFDMWIYHSESIVTKEQLLQLKSLIRELQPNCLVNSRLGLTIEEDPDIDYKTLGDNQLGDKKEDFPWQSPATVAHSWGFHSSDSEWKSTTTLLKSLIGNVSLNGNFMLNIGPRANGDVPYEISQRMLEMGKWLQINGESIYGAEAFDLDKDLHDWGKITCKQDGNTFKLFLHIYNWPLNKQLNLTGIIVNPENIYVLADEQKSPLSYSHSGAFTQIALPADQPDPYVSVVVVEYQSKPGITDGLVAKTVDDGYSLLPANQNPQPKSMEITAPSKYGTVPAFVAADGVTDFSWKIYVDQPGTHRVDVSYSFQGNRNNSQIVLKAAGQSLYHSVHPTGQTVGEPNQDWHIDNFESNKIGTINFPEPGYYTIELSIQPTEKDPIKFQWLWIK
- a CDS encoding saccharopine dehydrogenase family protein, which produces MSKVLIIGAGGVGRVVASKCADNPEVFSEILLASRTVSKCDVIAKEVGKGRIKTASLNADNVADTVALIKEFQPKLVINVALPYQDLPIMDACLETGVNYLDTANYEPKDEAKFEYSWQWAYHDRFKEKGIMAVLGCGFDPGVTSIYTAHAAKHHFEEMHYLDIVDCNGGDHGKAFATNFNPEINIREITQNGRYWENGQWVETKPFEIKKALNYPNIGARDSYVLYHEELESLTKNFPSLKRARFWMTFGQEYLTHLRVIENIGMSRIDPVKYKGIDIIPLEFLKEVLPNPGDLGDNYTGETSIGCRIKGVKDGEEKTYYVWNNCSHQKAFEETGTQGVSYTTGVPAMLGAMMVLTGKWQGKGVFNVEEFDPDPFMEKIGEHGLPWNEEINGDLEV